From the genome of Motacilla alba alba isolate MOTALB_02 chromosome 13, Motacilla_alba_V1.0_pri, whole genome shotgun sequence, one region includes:
- the GLRA1 gene encoding glycine receptor subunit alpha-1 isoform X2: protein MCNVNALGVYVWETIVFFSLAASKEAEAAARSAPKPMSPSDFLDKLMGRTSGYDARIRPNFKGPPVNVSCNIFINSFGSIAETTMDYRVNIFLRQQWNDPRLAYNEYPDDSLDLDPSMLDSIWKPDLFFANEKGAHFHEITTDNKLLRISRNGNVLYSIRITLTLACPMDLKNFPMDVQTCIMQLESFGYTMNDLIFEWQEKGAVQVADGLTLPQFILKEEKDLRYCTKHYNTGKFTCIEARFHLERQMGYYLIQMYIPSLLIVILSWISFWINMDAAPARVGLGITTVLTMTTQSSGSRASLPKVSYVKAIDIWMAVCLLFVFSALLEYAAVNFVSRQHKELLRFRRKRRHHKEDEAGEGRFNFTAYGMGPACLQAKDGISVKGANNNNTANPVPPPSRSPEEMRKLFIQRAKKIDKISRIGFPMAFLIFNIFYWIIYKIVRREDVHNQ from the exons cctggcagcctcCAAggaagctgaagcagcagctcgATCTGCCCCCAAACCCATGTCTCCTTCTGACTTCTTGGACAAGCTGATGGGGAGAACTTCAGGATATGATGCCAGGATCAGACCAAATTTTAAAG GCCCACCAGTGAACGTCAGCTGCAACATTTTCATCAACAGCTTTGGTTCGATTGCAGAAACAACTATG gattACAGGGTGAACATCTTCCTGCGGCAGCAGTGGAACGACCCCCGGCTGGCCTACAACGAGTACCCCGACGACTCCCTGGACCTGGACCCCTCCATGCTGGACTCCATCTGGAAGCCTGACCTGTTCTTTGCTAACGAGAAAGGGGCCCATTTCCATGAGATTACCACGGACAACAAGCTGCTGAGGATCTCCCGCAACGGCAACGTCCTCTACAGCATCAG GATCACGCTGACTCTGGCCTGCCCCATGGACCTGAAGAACTTCCCCATGGACGTCCAGACGTGCATCATGCAGCTGGAAAGCT TCGGCTACACAATGAATGATCTCATATTTGAGTGGCAAGAAAAAGGAGCAGTGCAAGTTGCTGATGGGCTGACACTGCCTCAGTTTAtcctcaaagaagaaaaagacttgAGATACTGCACGAAGCACTACAACACAG GCAAGTTCACCTGCATAGAAGCTCGCTTCCACCTGGAGAGGCAGATGGGCTATTACTTGATCCAGATGTACATCCCCAGCCTTCTCATCGTCATTCTGTCCTGGATCTCCTTCTGGATCAACATGGATGCTGCACCTGCTCGTGTGGGCCTGGGGATCACCACCGTGCTCACCATGACCACGCAGAGCTCTGGCTCCCGAGCATCACTGCCCAAG GTGTCCTATGTGAAGGCCATAGACATCTGGATGGCCGTGTGCTTGCTGTTTGTGTTCTCTGCCCTTCTGGAATACGCTGCCGTCAACTTCGTGTCTCGGCAGCACAAAGAGCTGCTCAGGttcagaaggaagaggaggcatCATAAG GAGGACGAAGCTGGTGAAGGCAGGTTCAACTTCACCGCCTACGGGATGGGGCCAGCTTGCCTACAAGCCAAGGATGGCATCTCTGTCAAGGGagccaacaacaacaacacgGCCAACCCGGTGCCGCCGCCGTCCCGCTCCCCCGAGGAGATGAGGAAGCTCTTCATCCAGAGAGCTAAGAAGATCGACAAGATCTCCCGCATCGGCTTCCCCATGGCCTTCCTCATCTTCAACATCTTCTACTGGATCATCTACAAGATAGTCCGCAGAGAGGACGTGCACAACCAGtga
- the G3BP1 gene encoding ras GTPase-activating protein-binding protein 1 isoform X2, with product MVMEKPSPLLVGREFVRQYYTLLNQAPDYLHRFYGKNSSYVHGGLDSNGKPADAVYGQSDIHKKVLSLNFKDCHTKIRHVDAHATLNDGVVVQVMGELSNNMQPVRRFMQTFVLAPEGSVANKFYVHNDIFRYQDEVFGDSDTEPPEESEEEGEEPEERQQTPEAVPDDSGAYYEQAVSNDIEEHLEETAAEAEPEPEAEPEQEPEPEVQEEKSEPVLEESAPEETVEKSPSPAPADPAPAVQEDSRTFSWASVTSKNLPPSGAVPVSGIPPHVVKVPVSQPRPEAKPESQTPPQRPQRDQRVREQRTSIPPQRGPRPIREGEQGDVETRRIVRYPDSHQLFVGNLPHDVDKSELKDFFQSYGNVVELRINSGGKLPNFGFVVFDDPEPVQKILSNRPIMFRGEVRLNVEEKKTRAAREGDRRDNRPRGPGGTRGGLGGGIRGPPRGGMSQKPGFGAGRGIGQRQ from the exons ATGGTGATGGAGAAGCCAAGTCCCCTGCTGGTCGGGCGGGAATTCGTGAGGCAGTACTATACCCTGCTGAACCAAGCACCTGACTATTTGCACAG GTTTTATGGAAAGAACTCTTCCTATGTCCACGGTGGCTTGGATTCCAATGGAAAACCAGCTGACGCAGTCTATGGGCAATCT GATATCCACAAGAAGGTGCTGTCACTAAACTTCAAGGATTGCCACACAAAGATCCGTCACGTGGACGCCCACGCCACCCTCAACGATGGTGTGGTGGTGCAGGTGATGGGGGAGCTCTCCAATAACATGCAGCCCGTGCGCAGGTTCATGCAGACCTTCGTGCTCGCTCCTGAG GGCTCTGTTGCAAACAAGTTCTATGTCCACAACGATATCTTCCGCTACCAGGACGAGGTTTTTGGGGACTCTGATACTGAGCCTCCAGAGG AAtcagaggaggaaggggaggaacCTGAGGAAAGACAGCAGACACCTGAGGCTGTTCCTGATGATAGTGGTGCTTATTATGAGCAGGCTGTCAG CAATGACATTGAGGAACACCTGGAAGAgacagctgcagaggcagagcctgagccagAGGCAGAACCTGAACAGGAACCTGAACCAGAGGTGCAGGAAGAAAAGTCTGAGCCAGTATTAGAGGAATCTGCTCCAGAAGAGACTGTGGAAAAgagtccttctccagctcctgctgatccagctcctgcagtgcaaGAGGACTCCAGG acattttccTGGGCATCAGTAACCAGCAAGAACCTTCCTCCCAGTGGGGCTGTCCCAGTATCAGGAATACCACCTCATGTTGTGAAAGTACCGGTCTCGCAG CCCCGCCCTGAGGCAAAGCCTGAATCTCAGACCCCCCCTCAGAGACCTCAGAGGGATCAGCGAGTGAGGGAGCAGCGAACGAGCATCCCACCTCAGCGGGGTCCCAGGCCAA TTCGCGAGGGTGAACAAGGCGATGTGGAAACCAGGCGGATTGTGAGATACCCAGACAGTCACCAGCTGTTTGTTGGGAACCTTCCCCATGATGTGGACAAATCCGAACTTAAAGACTTTTTCCAAA GCTATGGCAATGTTGTTGAACTCCGCATCAACAGCGGTGGAAAGCTCCCTAATTTTGGGTTTGTGGTGTTTGATGATCCTGAGCCTGTTCAGAAGATCCTTAGCAACAGG CCCATCATGTTCAGGGGAGAGGTGCGCCTGAACgtggaggagaagaaaacacgagctgccagggagggtgACCGCCGAGATAACAGACCTCGTGGACCTGGAGGCACTCGTGGGGGGCTGGGAGGTGGGATTCGAGGGCCTCCACGTGGAGGAATGTCCCAGAAGCCAGGATTTGGAGCTGGAAGGGGGATCGGGCAACGCCAGTGA
- the G3BP1 gene encoding ras GTPase-activating protein-binding protein 1 isoform X1: MVMEKPSPLLVGREFVRQYYTLLNQAPDYLHRFYGKNSSYVHGGLDSNGKPADAVYGQSDIHKKVLSLNFKDCHTKIRHVDAHATLNDGVVVQVMGELSNNMQPVRRFMQTFVLAPEGSVANKFYVHNDIFRYQDEVFGDSDTEPPEESEEEGEEPEERQQTPEAVPDDSGAYYEQAVSNDIEEHLEETAAEAEPEPEAEPEQEPEPEVQEEKSEPVLEESAPEETVEKSPSPAPADPAPAVQEDSRTFSWASVTSKNLPPSGAVPVSGIPPHVVKVPVSQPRPEAKPESQTPPQRPQRDQRVREQRTSIPPQRGPRPIREGEQGDVETRRIVRYPDSHQLFVGNLPHDVDKSELKDFFQKLGFSLAGYGNVVELRINSGGKLPNFGFVVFDDPEPVQKILSNRPIMFRGEVRLNVEEKKTRAAREGDRRDNRPRGPGGTRGGLGGGIRGPPRGGMSQKPGFGAGRGIGQRQ, translated from the exons ATGGTGATGGAGAAGCCAAGTCCCCTGCTGGTCGGGCGGGAATTCGTGAGGCAGTACTATACCCTGCTGAACCAAGCACCTGACTATTTGCACAG GTTTTATGGAAAGAACTCTTCCTATGTCCACGGTGGCTTGGATTCCAATGGAAAACCAGCTGACGCAGTCTATGGGCAATCT GATATCCACAAGAAGGTGCTGTCACTAAACTTCAAGGATTGCCACACAAAGATCCGTCACGTGGACGCCCACGCCACCCTCAACGATGGTGTGGTGGTGCAGGTGATGGGGGAGCTCTCCAATAACATGCAGCCCGTGCGCAGGTTCATGCAGACCTTCGTGCTCGCTCCTGAG GGCTCTGTTGCAAACAAGTTCTATGTCCACAACGATATCTTCCGCTACCAGGACGAGGTTTTTGGGGACTCTGATACTGAGCCTCCAGAGG AAtcagaggaggaaggggaggaacCTGAGGAAAGACAGCAGACACCTGAGGCTGTTCCTGATGATAGTGGTGCTTATTATGAGCAGGCTGTCAG CAATGACATTGAGGAACACCTGGAAGAgacagctgcagaggcagagcctgagccagAGGCAGAACCTGAACAGGAACCTGAACCAGAGGTGCAGGAAGAAAAGTCTGAGCCAGTATTAGAGGAATCTGCTCCAGAAGAGACTGTGGAAAAgagtccttctccagctcctgctgatccagctcctgcagtgcaaGAGGACTCCAGG acattttccTGGGCATCAGTAACCAGCAAGAACCTTCCTCCCAGTGGGGCTGTCCCAGTATCAGGAATACCACCTCATGTTGTGAAAGTACCGGTCTCGCAG CCCCGCCCTGAGGCAAAGCCTGAATCTCAGACCCCCCCTCAGAGACCTCAGAGGGATCAGCGAGTGAGGGAGCAGCGAACGAGCATCCCACCTCAGCGGGGTCCCAGGCCAA TTCGCGAGGGTGAACAAGGCGATGTGGAAACCAGGCGGATTGTGAGATACCCAGACAGTCACCAGCTGTTTGTTGGGAACCTTCCCCATGATGTGGACAAATCCGAACTTAAAGACTTTTTCCAAA AACTTGGCTTTTCTCTTGCAGGCTATGGCAATGTTGTTGAACTCCGCATCAACAGCGGTGGAAAGCTCCCTAATTTTGGGTTTGTGGTGTTTGATGATCCTGAGCCTGTTCAGAAGATCCTTAGCAACAGG CCCATCATGTTCAGGGGAGAGGTGCGCCTGAACgtggaggagaagaaaacacgagctgccagggagggtgACCGCCGAGATAACAGACCTCGTGGACCTGGAGGCACTCGTGGGGGGCTGGGAGGTGGGATTCGAGGGCCTCCACGTGGAGGAATGTCCCAGAAGCCAGGATTTGGAGCTGGAAGGGGGATCGGGCAACGCCAGTGA
- the GLRA1 gene encoding glycine receptor subunit alpha-1 isoform X1, which yields MCNVNALGVYVWETIVFFSLAASKEAEAAARSAPKPMSPSDFLDKLMGRTSGYDARIRPNFKGPPVNVSCNIFINSFGSIAETTMDYRVNIFLRQQWNDPRLAYNEYPDDSLDLDPSMLDSIWKPDLFFANEKGAHFHEITTDNKLLRISRNGNVLYSIRITLTLACPMDLKNFPMDVQTCIMQLESFGYTMNDLIFEWQEKGAVQVADGLTLPQFILKEEKDLRYCTKHYNTGKFTCIEARFHLERQMGYYLIQMYIPSLLIVILSWISFWINMDAAPARVGLGITTVLTMTTQSSGSRASLPKVSYVKAIDIWMAVCLLFVFSALLEYAAVNFVSRQHKELLRFRRKRRHHKSPMLNLFQEDEAGEGRFNFTAYGMGPACLQAKDGISVKGANNNNTANPVPPPSRSPEEMRKLFIQRAKKIDKISRIGFPMAFLIFNIFYWIIYKIVRREDVHNQ from the exons cctggcagcctcCAAggaagctgaagcagcagctcgATCTGCCCCCAAACCCATGTCTCCTTCTGACTTCTTGGACAAGCTGATGGGGAGAACTTCAGGATATGATGCCAGGATCAGACCAAATTTTAAAG GCCCACCAGTGAACGTCAGCTGCAACATTTTCATCAACAGCTTTGGTTCGATTGCAGAAACAACTATG gattACAGGGTGAACATCTTCCTGCGGCAGCAGTGGAACGACCCCCGGCTGGCCTACAACGAGTACCCCGACGACTCCCTGGACCTGGACCCCTCCATGCTGGACTCCATCTGGAAGCCTGACCTGTTCTTTGCTAACGAGAAAGGGGCCCATTTCCATGAGATTACCACGGACAACAAGCTGCTGAGGATCTCCCGCAACGGCAACGTCCTCTACAGCATCAG GATCACGCTGACTCTGGCCTGCCCCATGGACCTGAAGAACTTCCCCATGGACGTCCAGACGTGCATCATGCAGCTGGAAAGCT TCGGCTACACAATGAATGATCTCATATTTGAGTGGCAAGAAAAAGGAGCAGTGCAAGTTGCTGATGGGCTGACACTGCCTCAGTTTAtcctcaaagaagaaaaagacttgAGATACTGCACGAAGCACTACAACACAG GCAAGTTCACCTGCATAGAAGCTCGCTTCCACCTGGAGAGGCAGATGGGCTATTACTTGATCCAGATGTACATCCCCAGCCTTCTCATCGTCATTCTGTCCTGGATCTCCTTCTGGATCAACATGGATGCTGCACCTGCTCGTGTGGGCCTGGGGATCACCACCGTGCTCACCATGACCACGCAGAGCTCTGGCTCCCGAGCATCACTGCCCAAG GTGTCCTATGTGAAGGCCATAGACATCTGGATGGCCGTGTGCTTGCTGTTTGTGTTCTCTGCCCTTCTGGAATACGCTGCCGTCAACTTCGTGTCTCGGCAGCACAAAGAGCTGCTCAGGttcagaaggaagaggaggcatCATAAG AGTCCCATGCTCAATCTGTTCCAGGAGGACGAAGCTGGTGAAGGCAGGTTCAACTTCACCGCCTACGGGATGGGGCCAGCTTGCCTACAAGCCAAGGATGGCATCTCTGTCAAGGGagccaacaacaacaacacgGCCAACCCGGTGCCGCCGCCGTCCCGCTCCCCCGAGGAGATGAGGAAGCTCTTCATCCAGAGAGCTAAGAAGATCGACAAGATCTCCCGCATCGGCTTCCCCATGGCCTTCCTCATCTTCAACATCTTCTACTGGATCATCTACAAGATAGTCCGCAGAGAGGACGTGCACAACCAGtga